A genomic segment from Flavobacterium litorale encodes:
- a CDS encoding PorP/SprF family type IX secretion system membrane protein: MNFKKFYLIIGLLAAQLSFSQEGIAVYSDYLSDNYYLLHPSMAGAANCAKIRLTARQQWFGQDDAPQLQTLSFNGSVGPQSGVGIIAFNDKNGYHSQTGAKVTYAHHIRFSRDEYDLNQLSFGMSAGLVQSRLDETEFGPEFDPIIDGGMEQKDSYFNIDIGASYHYLDFYTHFTVKNAIASKRDLYTDIESDNLRKYIFSAGYVFGFQDQLQWEPSIMFQAVDETKETTIDVNLKVYKEMDFGRLWGGLSYRRSLDGAQFVDSDGGAVDQNLQYFTPIIGINYKQFMFAYTYSYLTGDVKFDNSGFHQLTLGINLFCKRERYDCNCPAVN; the protein is encoded by the coding sequence ATGAATTTTAAAAAGTTTTATTTAATTATTGGATTGTTAGCAGCCCAACTATCTTTTTCGCAAGAGGGTATAGCCGTTTATTCCGATTATTTATCAGACAACTATTATTTGCTACACCCATCGATGGCAGGAGCTGCAAACTGTGCTAAAATAAGGCTCACTGCACGCCAGCAATGGTTTGGGCAGGATGATGCACCACAGTTACAAACATTAAGTTTTAATGGTAGCGTAGGTCCACAATCAGGTGTGGGTATTATTGCTTTTAACGATAAAAATGGTTACCATTCTCAAACAGGTGCAAAAGTAACCTATGCGCACCATATTCGTTTTTCTAGAGATGAGTACGATCTTAATCAATTATCTTTTGGTATGAGTGCAGGATTGGTACAGAGTCGTCTTGATGAAACTGAATTTGGTCCTGAGTTCGATCCTATTATTGATGGTGGTATGGAACAGAAAGATTCTTACTTTAATATTGATATCGGTGCATCGTACCATTACCTTGATTTTTATACTCATTTTACAGTTAAGAATGCGATTGCTAGTAAAAGGGATTTGTATACTGATATTGAAAGTGATAACCTTAGAAAATATATTTTTAGTGCGGGTTATGTTTTTGGATTCCAAGACCAATTACAATGGGAACCTTCTATAATGTTCCAAGCTGTTGATGAAACTAAGGAAACTACTATTGATGTTAACCTTAAAGTGTATAAAGAAATGGACTTTGGTCGTCTTTGGGGAGGTTTATCGTATAGAAGAAGTTTAGATGGTGCTCAGTTTGTAGATAGTGACGGTGGTGCTGTAGATCAAAATTTACAATATTTTACACCAATTATTGGTATTAACTATAAGCAATTTATGTTTGCTTACACGTACTCTTACCTAACGGGAGATGTAAAGTTTGATAATAGTGGTTTTCACCAGTTAACACTTGGTATTAACCTTTTCTGTAAGCGAGAGAGATATGACTGTAACTGTCCTGCAGTTAATTAA
- a CDS encoding choice-of-anchor L domain-containing protein, with product MKRILLTLLLVLGVTGLYAQSDVVLFNTNTNNEYDAGQTLEFSLLVTNNGPTPAQNVNVTYPIPDGLVITPGIPRFEWTGSNSSLGTNISLNNTIPVLGVNETVTYTITIKIPGSFDGELPEANVTYDTQSDVEVTYQDNQETYTPGDQVIYDIAVVNNGPEVTETINVYSAIPTGITSFSWVGNGTSGTDVDLSDSLENLPIGEVVTYTITLDVPMSYTGPLVNQLSVTGTFVDATPSCAPCTDTNLSSEEGADLVVTNTNGQTIYAPGTTTVYTVTLTNNGPLTAQNVIMEFAVSPAITTLTWSGDNGSSGDLTDLIDNAGDLASGASIIYTVTADIPNDFTGNLVLSAVAESDTDDPDLSCDDCIDIDYETASADIVVVNTNNQDVYVAGTTSIYTVTVTNNGPTDAENVVVQNAIPTGITSFSWVGDNSSSGVNIPLDDTIPTLGVGETVTYTITLDIPLTYNDILVSETTVTSDTTDPDLSCDECIDTDYNTVTDADLLTTKTLNTGDTYTAGLDAIYTITVTNQGPGAAANVTIEDIVPAGLSAADAAWYGSNGSNGTGNLNDVIPVMLPNTTVTYQFTIPVPSNFDQATDIINEVTVTSDTTDPTPDCPDCTHTATPNPQANLIAVKTNGQETYVANQPTVYTITVANPGPSDAFNVVVFDPMPFNINILNWEGEGTSGEGDMLTSVPVLAAGESLEYTVTILIPENYATFVGPLQNVVTINSDTPDPEPDCPTCTDLDMPAPDFVTVDKFAYTVQELVEDILIEAECVDVSNISWQAGNLNGDFGIGYFEGNNSNFPIQSGIILRNGNVEYSQNQYDGSNMSSTASSTGDADLTQVSQDNGNTGSINDVTYLQFDFVPLTDTMTFDFLFASNEYGTFQCGFSDVFAFLLTDLTDATVTNVNLAVIPGTTTPVSVTNIRNSLYNAGCGSQNQEFFGQFNQGDAANSAINMRGQTVVMTASSPVISGNSYEIKLAIGDYNDSAFDSAVFIAAGSFDIGQPELPEDLALVTGTALCEGEEYELSVAAENPNFTYEWQYDGETILDDDGNPVTETTITITEPGTYTILASFPSDPDCQLTDEIRVEVIPEPNYSDPADLLIFSNGVDPLEFDLTENNAVILDQFTTTEALFYEVNYFDTNVGLDTGEAIPVFPSNAFPGVDGQTMYTTASNFSTDCITISSFELYVLTQPEDITLCKEAPLDGTETFDLVAENSNILSTLLSPTAYTVTYHETMAGAEDGSEFIADPSNYVTTPIDFVDNTKTLYVRVQDNNDPDAFAITPFDIIVSFKPTEVVLAPVVICELDDPDNIATFDLTAQVNEIIDASSDIDVLLTMHPTLADAEANTEPLTYPIYETDETQNQSVFFRVLEDGAPDETCITYIELELIVSPAPTPGVVTNPQICDLDNSGGELFDLTSLNTVILNGSDPATYQVTYHPTADDAENNTDEVLDPENYIAAVGTTTLHVRLTNIFEDVCYGITSFDIIVTPTPEVAALADVFACSDTGYALPVLAQGNYYTETNGGGTLLAEGTIITTTQTIYVYAESNTTPNNCTDEENFTVTIYDQPVVDTPADVFACESYTLPVLTVGNYYTGADGSGTLLNAGDEITTTQDIYIYADSGDTNTPCTDQHQYTIQIDTPPTLLPATALEECDDNFDSFTTFNLVPAGLEVTDGQPGFEISYHETFEAADFGTSPIDTPANYSAITGEIYIRVTPVGNTTNCRSIQPLTLTVYPRPTIPNVTDYVQCDVNNSPDGQETFDLTTKDSEVTLDIATISAEYYTSQANAQAGTNPITNPESYTNTESPETIWVAAVSDFGCRSVSSFDLIVNPLPVINPALDTFFSCEEIPGEGQFDTIEIDAAITQGAAGYSIRYYQTLAGAEGGGNNNLSSPFTSPTTTIYARVEDDLTSCIIITPVELEVIPAPIAPALAPLEECDFNLDNVAPFNLDPVIQNITNTLGNVSVTIHETQADANFAANAIPNTNNYTNIVDDTQTLYVRVQSTQTECFDIVPLQLIVHPVPEATTPEDYEICDNGTNDTDGIAIFDLSTRNEEILGDIDPLAFTITYYENQTAAQAGTNPITTASNYASTTTTVYARVTNNTTGCYDIVPLELIVNPLPVVNNPLPYTLCDENNPGDEQETFDLTTQYPLIVDDQNGIAITFHDTFEEAQLGDNPIPNPEAYQNQATVQTLFTRVTIEDTGCYRIVLLDIRVEPLPVLYVDNVDEELTVLCDEDGDGITFFNLDATLGDLINNGQNLEVSFHLTPEDALNNLNPITNTNNYPNITPFADVVYIRVANTLTGCTNSEAYALPLTVVPSPQVPDLEDITQCDDEDDNGQDNQALFDLTQQNQTIIDGLDPAIPDVIIHYFESEAAARNGAPRITTPANYTGTHEQTIWVRVEDPVTECFGISNFQLFLNQPLLLTTPSILTLCNSELPNDATETFDLTVKDEEILGPFGIGQGYTVTYYESEADQETGAAIPDPTQYENTDNAQTLYVTVTSTDGCESYTTLTIKVLPLPTPNQEPDALVLCDDNNSPDGEEEFNLFDAEADIRNNDPTTIITYYETEADAQNAENPIADPSAYQSATNSVWVRVAANTGNPDDQVCYQIVELPLIVNPLPVLGENGTIAPNAYCEENTDGQHTFILNEHLPFILIGEDPEDYTIRFYLDQAALDAGTALPNQYTNISTPQTILVWVENNTTGCINTAPLTLYVEEAATAFPITPGQLDTCDYDGTNDGQTTIDLTQIETQVLGGQDPLDYDVDYYENQDDAITDTNPIADPSTYINTIAGGQTIWVRVTNESTISRCYDITSIDITIEAIPEPIIQGGTLCVDYDTQEVLNPVVMDTGLDDSHTFIWYLNGEEITGATESTYIAQAVGSYSVEAISAGGCISDPIDPVTVDQSGPASEIQTSYTVSNAFSDEQTITITTTGYGEYEYQLDFGPWQTSNIFTDVSPGLHEVRIRDIGACSEHIVTLTDVSIIDYPRFFTPNADGYNDTWNIYGLSSQGGAEIYIFDRYGKLIKQISSQGEGWDGTYNGNPLPADDYWFTVTFVETQVQTFEITAADIKTKTTEEGEEIKYYVVPGTSIEIPVTQEQIDQLPIEITGQQQPVTREFKAHFSMKR from the coding sequence ATGAAAAGAATATTACTAACATTACTACTGGTTTTAGGGGTAACAGGATTGTACGCTCAGTCTGATGTTGTCCTGTTTAACACCAACACAAACAATGAATATGATGCTGGGCAGACTTTAGAGTTTTCCTTACTTGTTACCAACAACGGTCCTACCCCTGCGCAAAATGTAAATGTTACCTATCCAATACCTGATGGTTTAGTTATAACGCCAGGTATTCCTCGTTTTGAGTGGACAGGGTCTAACAGTTCGTTAGGAACTAATATTTCATTGAATAATACAATACCTGTACTTGGTGTTAACGAAACAGTAACGTATACCATTACCATAAAAATACCAGGTAGTTTTGATGGCGAGTTGCCTGAAGCTAACGTAACATACGATACGCAATCGGATGTTGAGGTAACCTATCAAGATAATCAGGAAACCTACACTCCAGGTGATCAGGTTATATATGATATTGCAGTAGTAAATAATGGACCAGAGGTTACCGAAACAATTAATGTTTACAGTGCTATACCTACTGGAATAACTTCTTTTTCGTGGGTTGGTAACGGTACTTCGGGTACTGATGTAGACCTTTCTGATAGCTTAGAAAATTTACCAATAGGCGAGGTAGTAACTTATACAATAACATTAGATGTTCCGATGTCGTATACAGGACCACTTGTAAACCAATTAAGTGTTACAGGTACATTTGTAGATGCAACCCCATCGTGTGCACCATGTACGGATACTAATCTGTCTTCGGAAGAAGGGGCAGACCTTGTTGTTACTAATACGAATGGTCAGACTATTTATGCGCCAGGTACAACTACAGTATATACGGTTACTTTAACCAACAACGGGCCTCTTACGGCACAAAACGTAATAATGGAATTTGCTGTTTCACCAGCAATTACAACATTAACGTGGTCTGGAGATAATGGTTCTTCTGGCGATTTAACTGACCTTATAGATAACGCTGGCGATTTAGCGTCTGGCGCAAGTATAATATATACTGTTACGGCAGATATTCCTAACGATTTTACAGGTAACCTTGTGCTTTCTGCTGTTGCAGAATCGGATACTGACGATCCCGATTTATCTTGTGATGATTGTATTGATATTGATTACGAAACGGCTTCTGCCGATATTGTTGTAGTAAATACCAATAACCAAGATGTGTATGTAGCTGGTACAACAAGTATATATACTGTTACTGTTACAAATAATGGTCCTACCGATGCAGAAAATGTAGTAGTACAAAACGCTATCCCAACAGGGATAACTTCGTTTTCGTGGGTAGGCGATAATAGTTCGTCAGGAGTTAATATCCCTTTAGATGATACCATCCCTACACTTGGTGTTGGCGAAACAGTAACATACACTATAACTTTAGATATACCATTAACCTATAATGATATATTGGTTAGCGAAACAACAGTTACATCGGATACAACAGACCCAGACCTATCTTGTGATGAGTGTATTGATACCGATTATAACACAGTTACAGATGCCGACCTTTTAACTACAAAAACTTTAAATACAGGCGATACCTATACCGCAGGTTTAGATGCTATATATACCATAACAGTTACCAACCAAGGTCCGGGTGCTGCTGCCAATGTTACCATAGAGGACATAGTACCAGCAGGATTATCAGCCGCTGATGCTGCTTGGTATGGCAGTAATGGCAGTAATGGTACAGGCAACCTTAACGATGTAATACCTGTAATGTTGCCTAACACTACAGTAACCTACCAATTTACAATACCAGTACCAAGTAATTTTGACCAAGCTACAGATATAATAAACGAAGTAACCGTAACGAGTGATACTACAGACCCTACACCAGATTGTCCTGATTGTACGCATACGGCTACACCAAACCCTCAAGCTAATTTAATAGCAGTAAAAACAAATGGTCAGGAAACATACGTTGCTAACCAGCCTACAGTATACACCATAACAGTTGCCAACCCAGGGCCAAGTGATGCTTTTAACGTAGTAGTTTTCGACCCAATGCCATTTAATATTAATATATTAAACTGGGAAGGCGAAGGTACCAGTGGAGAAGGAGATATGTTAACCTCTGTGCCTGTATTAGCTGCAGGAGAATCATTAGAATATACTGTTACGATTTTAATACCAGAAAACTATGCAACATTTGTAGGACCACTACAAAATGTTGTAACTATAAATAGTGATACACCAGACCCTGAGCCAGATTGCCCTACCTGTACTGATTTGGATATGCCAGCTCCAGATTTTGTTACGGTAGATAAGTTTGCTTATACCGTACAAGAACTTGTAGAAGATATACTTATTGAGGCAGAGTGTGTGGATGTTTCTAACATCAGTTGGCAAGCAGGAAACCTTAATGGAGATTTTGGTATTGGTTATTTTGAAGGAAACAATTCAAACTTTCCAATACAAAGCGGTATTATACTGCGTAATGGAAATGTAGAATATAGTCAAAACCAATATGATGGTTCTAATATGAGTTCTACCGCTTCAAGTACTGGCGATGCTGATCTTACACAGGTAAGCCAGGATAATGGTAACACAGGTAGCATTAACGATGTTACCTATTTACAGTTCGACTTCGTGCCACTTACCGATACCATGACATTTGATTTCCTATTTGCTTCAAATGAATACGGAACATTTCAATGTGGTTTTAGTGATGTGTTTGCATTCTTACTTACAGATTTAACAGATGCTACAGTGACTAATGTAAACCTTGCTGTTATACCAGGCACTACCACACCCGTATCGGTAACTAACATTCGAAACTCACTGTATAATGCAGGATGTGGTTCTCAAAACCAAGAATTTTTCGGACAGTTCAACCAAGGCGATGCTGCTAACTCTGCTATTAACATGAGAGGGCAAACTGTTGTAATGACGGCATCATCACCAGTAATATCTGGAAACTCATACGAAATAAAGCTAGCCATTGGCGATTACAATGATTCTGCCTTTGATTCTGCGGTATTTATTGCAGCAGGTAGTTTTGATATTGGTCAGCCAGAACTTCCAGAAGATTTAGCACTCGTAACAGGAACAGCACTTTGTGAAGGCGAAGAGTATGAATTGAGCGTTGCTGCAGAAAACCCTAATTTTACTTACGAGTGGCAATACGATGGAGAAACAATACTTGATGATGATGGTAACCCAGTAACAGAAACTACAATTACCATAACAGAACCAGGTACCTATACAATACTAGCATCTTTTCCATCAGACCCTGATTGTCAGCTTACCGACGAAATTAGAGTAGAAGTTATCCCTGAACCCAATTATAGCGATCCAGCAGATTTATTAATATTCTCTAATGGTGTAGACCCTCTTGAATTTGACCTTACAGAGAATAATGCTGTAATACTGGATCAGTTTACAACTACAGAAGCATTATTCTATGAGGTTAACTATTTTGATACTAATGTAGGACTGGATACTGGTGAGGCTATTCCAGTATTTCCATCCAATGCATTTCCAGGAGTAGACGGACAAACAATGTATACCACAGCAAGTAACTTTTCTACAGACTGTATTACAATATCATCTTTTGAACTGTATGTACTTACACAACCAGAAGATATTACATTGTGTAAGGAAGCACCGCTTGATGGTACTGAAACGTTTGACCTTGTAGCAGAAAATAGTAATATATTAAGCACGCTATTAAGCCCTACAGCATATACTGTAACTTACCACGAAACGATGGCAGGAGCAGAGGATGGTAGTGAGTTTATAGCCGATCCTTCAAACTACGTAACTACACCTATAGATTTTGTAGATAATACAAAAACACTTTACGTGAGAGTACAGGATAATAACGACCCAGATGCATTTGCAATAACGCCTTTTGATATAATAGTATCGTTTAAACCAACAGAAGTTGTTTTAGCACCAGTTGTTATTTGCGAATTGGATGACCCAGATAATATTGCAACGTTCGATCTTACAGCACAAGTAAACGAAATTATTGATGCATCATCAGATATTGATGTATTACTAACAATGCACCCAACACTTGCCGATGCAGAGGCAAACACAGAGCCTTTAACATATCCTATTTACGAAACAGACGAAACACAAAATCAATCCGTATTTTTTAGAGTACTAGAAGATGGTGCGCCAGACGAAACCTGTATAACATATATAGAACTAGAACTTATAGTAAGCCCAGCGCCAACACCAGGAGTTGTTACTAATCCACAAATTTGTGACCTGGATAATAGCGGAGGCGAATTATTTGACCTTACATCGTTAAATACAGTAATCCTTAATGGTTCAGACCCTGCTACCTATCAAGTAACATATCACCCAACAGCAGACGATGCTGAAAATAACACAGACGAAGTTTTAGACCCAGAAAATTATATAGCTGCAGTAGGTACAACAACACTACACGTACGCTTAACCAATATATTTGAAGATGTATGCTACGGTATAACAAGTTTTGATATAATAGTTACCCCAACACCAGAAGTAGCAGCACTGGCCGATGTATTTGCCTGTAGCGATACAGGATATGCACTACCAGTATTAGCCCAAGGAAACTATTACACAGAAACCAACGGCGGCGGTACACTGCTAGCCGAAGGAACAATAATAACAACCACACAAACCATATACGTATACGCCGAAAGCAATACCACACCCAACAACTGTACCGATGAAGAAAACTTTACAGTCACGATCTACGATCAACCCGTAGTAGACACGCCAGCCGACGTATTTGCCTGCGAGAGCTACACCCTTCCAGTACTAACCGTAGGAAACTACTACACCGGCGCCGATGGCAGCGGCACCCTACTCAATGCAGGCGACGAAATCACCACCACACAAGACATCTACATCTATGCCGACAGTGGCGATACCAACACCCCGTGTACCGACCAACACCAATACACCATCCAAATCGATACCCCGCCCACACTATTGCCCGCCACAGCCCTAGAAGAATGTGACGACAACTTTGACAGCTTCACCACCTTCAACCTAGTCCCCGCAGGACTCGAAGTAACCGACGGACAACCAGGATTCGAGATCAGCTACCACGAAACCTTCGAGGCAGCCGACTTCGGCACCAGTCCCATCGACACCCCCGCCAACTACTCCGCCATCACCGGAGAAATCTACATACGCGTAACCCCAGTCGGCAACACCACCAACTGTCGTAGCATACAACCCCTAACCCTAACCGTATACCCACGACCCACCATACCCAATGTAACCGACTACGTACAATGCGACGTAAACAACTCGCCCGACGGACAAGAAACCTTCGACCTAACCACCAAAGACAGCGAAGTAACCCTTGACATAGCAACCATAAGCGCCGAATACTACACCAGCCAAGCCAATGCCCAAGCCGGTACCAACCCCATAACCAACCCCGAAAGCTACACCAATACTGAAAGCCCCGAAACCATCTGGGTAGCCGCAGTAAGCGACTTCGGATGCCGTAGCGTAAGCAGTTTCGATCTCATCGTAAACCCACTACCCGTAATCAATCCAGCACTAGACACCTTCTTCTCTTGCGAAGAAATACCAGGCGAAGGCCAATTCGACACCATCGAAATCGATGCCGCCATCACCCAAGGCGCAGCAGGATACAGCATCAGGTACTACCAAACCCTAGCCGGAGCAGAAGGTGGCGGCAACAACAACCTAAGCTCACCCTTTACCTCACCCACCACAACCATTTACGCCCGCGTAGAAGATGACCTTACCAGTTGCATTATCATTACCCCAGTAGAACTAGAAGTAATACCAGCCCCAATAGCCCCAGCACTAGCCCCACTAGAAGAATGCGACTTCAACCTCGACAACGTAGCCCCATTCAACCTCGACCCAGTAATACAAAACATAACCAATACACTAGGCAACGTAAGCGTAACCATACACGAAACCCAAGCCGATGCCAACTTTGCAGCCAATGCAATACCCAATACAAACAACTACACCAATATAGTAGACGACACCCAAACCCTGTACGTACGCGTACAATCCACCCAAACCGAATGCTTCGATATAGTACCCCTACAACTCATAGTACACCCCGTACCCGAAGCCACAACCCCAGAAGACTACGAAATCTGTGACAACGGTACCAACGACACCGACGGCATAGCCATCTTCGACCTAAGCACAAGAAACGAAGAAATACTAGGCGACATCGATCCCCTAGCATTCACCATAACCTATTACGAAAACCAAACAGCAGCCCAAGCCGGCACCAACCCAATAACAACCGCCAGCAACTACGCCAGTACAACCACAACAGTATACGCACGCGTAACCAACAACACAACAGGCTGCTACGACATCGTACCCCTAGAACTCATCGTAAACCCACTACCCGTAGTAAACAACCCACTACCATACACCCTATGCGATGAAAACAACCCAGGCGACGAACAAGAAACCTTCGACCTAACCACACAATACCCACTCATCGTAGACGACCAAAACGGCATCGCCATCACCTTCCACGACACCTTCGAAGAAGCACAATTAGGCGACAACCCAATACCAAACCCAGAAGCCTACCAAAACCAAGCCACCGTACAAACCCTCTTTACACGCGTAACCATAGAAGACACAGGCTGCTACAGAATCGTATTACTAGACATCAGAGTAGAACCACTACCCGTACTCTATGTAGACAACGTAGACGAAGAACTCACCGTACTTTGTGACGAAGACGGCGACGGAATCACATTCTTCAACCTAGACGCCACCCTAGGAGACCTAATCAACAACGGGCAAAACCTAGAAGTAAGCTTCCACCTCACACCAGAAGACGCACTAAACAACCTAAACCCAATAACCAACACCAATAACTACCCCAACATAACACCATTTGCCGACGTAGTATACATCCGAGTAGCCAACACACTAACCGGCTGTACCAACAGCGAAGCCTACGCACTACCATTAACCGTAGTACCCTCGCCACAAGTACCCGACCTAGAAGACATAACCCAGTGTGACGACGAAGACGACAACGGACAAGACAACCAAGCCCTCTTTGACCTGACCCAACAAAATCAGACCATCATAGACGGACTAGACCCAGCCATACCCGATGTAATTATACATTACTTCGAGTCAGAGGCTGCTGCACGTAATGGCGCACCACGCATAACCACCCCAGCCAACTACACCGGTACCCACGAGCAAACCATCTGGGTACGCGTAGAAGACCCCGTAACCGAATGCTTTGGTATCAGCAACTTCCAACTATTCCTAAACCAGCCATTACTCCTAACCACACCAAGCATACTAACCCTATGCAACAGTGAACTCCCCAATGACGCCACAGAAACCTTCGACCTAACCGTAAAAGACGAAGAAATCTTAGGCCCATTCGGCATAGGACAAGGCTACACCGTAACCTACTACGAAAGCGAAGCCGACCAAGAAACAGGAGCAGCCATACCAGATCCAACCCAGTACGAAAACACCGATAACGCACAAACCCTGTACGTAACCGTGACCAGTACCGACGGCTGTGAAAGCTACACCACACTAACCATAAAAGTGTTACCCCTCCCCACGCCAAACCAGGAGCCAGACGCGCTAGTACTATGCGACGACAACAACTCCCCCGACGGCGAAGAAGAATTCAACCTATTCGACGCCGAAGCTGACATCCGCAACAACGACCCAACCACGATAATCACCTACTACGAAACAGAAGCAGACGCCCAAAACGCCGAAAACCCCATAGCCGACCCAAGTGCCTACCAAAGCGCCACCAACAGCGTATGGGTACGCGTAGCCGCCAACACCGGTAACCCCGACGACCAAGTCTGCTACCAAATAGTAGAACTCCCACTCATCGTAAACCCACTCCCAGTCCTAGGCGAAAACGGCACCATCGCCCCCAACGCCTATTGCGAAGAAAACACCGATGGTCAGCACACCTTCATCCTCAACGAACACCTGCCCTTCATCCTAATCGGCGAAGACCCAGAAGACTACACCATACGCTTCTACCTCGACCAAGCCGCATTAGACGCAGGCACCGCACTACCCAACCAGTACACCAATATCAGTACCCCACAAACCATACTCGTATGGGTAGAAAACAACACCACCGGATGCATCAACACCGCACCATTAACCCTATACGTAGAAGAAGCCGCCACCGCCTTCCCAATCACCCCAGGACAACTAGACACCTGCGACTACGACGGCACCAATGACGGACAAACCACCATTGACCTCACCCAAATAGAAACCCAAGTACTAGGCGGACAAGACCCATTAGACTACGACGTAGACTACTACGAAAACCAAGACGACGCCATAACCGACACCAACCCCATAGCCGACCCCAGCACCTATATAAACACCATAGCTGGCGGACAAACCATCTGGGTACGCGTCACCAACGAAAGCACCATCAGCCGCTGCTACGACATCACCAGCATCGATATCACCATCGAAGCCATCCCAGAACCCATAATACAAGGCGGAACCCTCTGTGTCGACTACGACACCCAAGAAGTACTCAACCCCGTAGTAATGGACACCGGGCTCGATGACAGCCACACCTTCATCTGGTACCTCAACGGCGAAGAAATAACAGGCGCCACAGAAAGCACCTACATCGCCCAGGCCGTAGGAAGCTACAGCGTAGAAGCCATCAGCGCAGGCGGCTGTATCAGCGACCCAATCGACCCCGTAACCGTAGACCAAAGCGGGCCCGCCAGTGAGATACAAACAAGCTATACCGTTAGCAACGCCTTTAGCGACGAACAAACAATAACCATTACAACAACAGGTTATGGCGAATACGAATACCAATTAGATTTTGGACCATGGCAAACCAGTAACATATTTACCGATGTATCCCCAGGACTACACGAAGTACGCATTAGAGATATAGGCGCATGCTCCGAACACATAGTTACCCTAACAGACGTAAGCATCATCGACTACCCACGATTCTTTACACCCAACGCTGATGGATACAACGACACCTGGAACATCTACGGACTCTCCAGTCAAGGTGGCGCCGAAATCTACATCTTCGACCGTTACGGCAAGCTCATCAAACAAATCAGCTCACAAGGAGAAGGCTGGGACGGCACCTACAACGGCAACCCACTACCCGCAGACGACTACTGGTTTACCGTAACCTTTGTAGAAACCCAAGTACAAACATTTGAGATTACCGCCGCTGATATAAAAACAAAAACAACAGAAGAAGGAGAAGAAATCAAATACTATGTCGTACCAGGCACGAGCATAGAAATTCCAGTTACACAAGAACAGATAGACCAGCTACCGATTGAGATAACAGGGCAACAACAACCCGTGACAAGAGAATTTAAAGCGCACTTCTCTATGAAACGATAA
- a CDS encoding NifU family protein, translated as MEKINIRPTQNPAIVKFEFENFIAKGNNYEYKNIDETANSPLAKQLFFLPFVKSVYISGNFIGIEKYSIVEWDDVQEDVAKQIEDFVNDGGVIVTEDTTAKKKLPVTIYVETTPNPGVMKFVYNKLLTKVPAEFKNIDATAASPLARELFKLPFVKEVFIDENYISVTKFDVAEWEEVTGEVRAFIKKFIEEGNTVVDESMLQQTPEGEKQQEAYFDALDVTSQRIINILEEYVKPAVAGDGGNIAFDSYDEKEKRVKVILQGACSGCPSSTFTLKSGIENMLKDMLNDNDIQVEALNA; from the coding sequence ATGGAAAAAATAAATATACGCCCCACGCAAAACCCTGCAATTGTGAAATTTGAGTTTGAGAACTTTATTGCTAAGGGAAATAACTATGAATATAAAAACATCGACGAAACAGCAAACTCTCCTTTAGCTAAGCAATTGTTCTTTTTGCCGTTTGTAAAATCGGTATATATATCAGGGAACTTTATAGGGATTGAAAAGTATTCTATTGTAGAATGGGATGATGTACAGGAAGATGTAGCCAAACAAATTGAAGATTTTGTAAACGATGGCGGCGTAATAGTAACTGAAGATACTACCGCCAAGAAAAAACTACCTGTAACCATATATGTAGAAACAACCCCCAACCCTGGCGTAATGAAGTTTGTATATAATAAGTTACTAACCAAAGTACCTGCTGAATTTAAAAATATTGATGCTACTGCAGCATCGCCACTAGCGCGCGAACTTTTTAAACTACCTTTTGTAAAAGAGGTATTTATTGATGAGAACTACATTTCGGTTACGAAGTTTGATGTTGCCGAATGGGAAGAGGTAACAGGTGAGGTACGCGCCTTTATTAAAAAGTTTATTGAAGAGGGGAACACGGTAGTAGACGAATCGATGCTACAACAAACACCCGAAGGCGAAAAACAGCAAGAGGCATATTTTGATGCTTTAGATGTAACATCGCAACGTATTATTAATATTTTAGAAGAATACGTAAAACCTGCTGTAGCGGGTGATGGTGGTAACATTGCTTTTGATTCGTACGATGAAAAGGAAAAACGCGTTAAAGTAATATTGCAAGGGGCTTGTAGCGGATGCCCCTCCTCTACCTTTACCTTAAAAAGTGGTATTGAGAACATGCTAAAGGATATGCTTAACGATAACGACATTCAGGTAGAGGCACTTAATGCATAA